A single region of the Salmo salar chromosome ssa16, Ssal_v3.1, whole genome shotgun sequence genome encodes:
- the LOC123727704 gene encoding uncharacterized protein has product MVALFQQLFTCLEKRDEDLKQEFRVLRQSILTAPHQAELVSESPRLGLPTPGRQRLDAAGTSTPQQDPQAVMRPAPGDQSSSVNVHLPAFLRKEPKMPSYQQAEDIENYLLRFERMAKTWQWPEAEWACRLVPLLTGKALEAYTAMDEGLSNVYKGLKEALLVKFDISPETYRQRFRAASTPSGESPTETYHRLKGLYRRWVRPEEKTQDEIGEVIILEQLLLVLPHDIRTWVREHEPKDGLMAAKLALRYLNARKGGPPRPAAPAPRSLRDTRDIRDTRDGGGNSGGYVSGRDVRDHAVRSDGRGLTCFYCRQQGHKASMCPLRKSKLSGYCYVPREGMVFRIDRLGKGQSWYL; this is encoded by the coding sequence ATGGTAGCCCTTTTCCAGCAACTTTTCACCTGCCTTGAGAAGAGGGACGAAGACCTCAAGCAGGAGTTCCGGGTCCTACGCCAATCTATCCTCACAGCTCCTCACCAAGCGGAACTCGTCAGTGAGAGCCCAAGATTGGGTCTGCCAACACCAGGACGACAAAGGCTTGACGCAGCAGGGACTTCAACTCCACAGCAGGATCCCCAAGCAGTAATGAGGCCAGCACCAGGAGACCAGTCCAGCAGTGTTAACGTTCATCTTCCAGCATTCTTGAGAAAGGAGCCAAAGATGCCCTCATACCAGCAGGCGGAGGACATTGAAAACTACTTGCTGAGGTTTGAGCGAATGGCCAAGACGTGGCAGTGGCCGGAGGCAGAGTGGGCCTGCAGGCTTGTCCCATTGCTCACGGGCAAGGCCTTAGAGGCTTACACAGCAATGGATGAGGGGCTGTCCAACGTCTACAAGGGCTTGAAGGAAGCGCTGCTGGTGAAGTTTGACATCTCCCCGGAGACCTACCGTCAACGCTTTAGAGCTGCATCGACGCCATCGGGTGAGTCACCGACAGAGACGTACCACCGCCTCAAGGGTCTCTACCGACGATGGGTTCGACCAGAGGAGAAGACACAGGACGAGATCGGTGAGGTCATCATCCTCGAGCAACTTCTACTAGTTCTACCACACGACATTCGAACCTGGGTTCGAGAGCACGAGCCCAAGGACGGGCTTATGGCGGCTAAGCTTGCGCTGCGGTACCTTAATGCACGTAAAGGGGGCCCACCACGACCTGCAGCACCCGCTCCAAGGAGTCTCCGAGACACAAGGGACATCAGAGATACCCGAGATGGTGGAGGTAACTCTGGGGGTTATGTGTCTGGGAGGGATGTAAGGGATCATGCAGTTCGCTCTGATGGGAGGGGTCTGACCTGTTTTTACTGCCGACAGCAGGGGCACAAGGCTTCAATGTGTCCGCTACGTAAATCCAAGCTCTCAGGTTACTGTTATGTGCCCAGAGAGGGGATGGTGTTCAGAATAGACAGACTGGGGAAGGGTCAGTCTTGGTACCTGTAA